The Deltaproteobacteria bacterium genome has a segment encoding these proteins:
- the rplL gene encoding 50S ribosomal protein L7/L12, with protein sequence MAVSKEDIVHAIANMSVIEVSELVKLLEDKFGIKASQMSVMASPQAAGAAASQQPVAEEKTEFTVTLLEAGAEKIKVIKEVRVVTSLGIKEAKELVEGAPKVVKEGVSKEDAAKIKQQLESAGAKVEVK encoded by the coding sequence ATGGCTGTAAGCAAGGAAGACATTGTCCATGCTATAGCTAATATGAGCGTAATTGAAGTTTCAGAACTGGTAAAATTGTTGGAGGATAAGTTTGGGATTAAGGCATCTCAAATGTCTGTTATGGCATCTCCACAAGCTGCTGGTGCTGCAGCATCACAACAACCCGTGGCTGAAGAAAAAACGGAGTTTACAGTTACACTGTTAGAAGCAGGTGCTGAGAAGATAAAGGTTATCAAAGAGGTAAGGGTTGTAACCAGTCTTGGTATAAAAGAAGCTAAAGAACTCGTAGAAGGAGCTCCCAAGGTTGTAAAAGAGGGTGTATCAAAAGAGGATGCTGCAAAAATCAAGCAACAATTAGAGTCAGCAGGTGCAAAAGTAGAAGTTAAATAG
- the rplJ gene encoding 50S ribosomal protein L10 translates to MKKQYKENIINDVKDKLQRSKAVFITEYKGLTVGNLTNLRRDLRSKNGDLKIVKNTLFLMASRGLMPNVEENIFTGPTAIIFSYGDPVNIAKQIISFNKSNPYLVIKGGFFDNGFILPDKVELLSTLPDKSMLIMMLISMLNAPIARFVNTVSSPVTTLLAALNGIIQNKQMNK, encoded by the coding sequence AAAGACAAATTACAACGGTCTAAGGCGGTATTTATTACCGAATACAAAGGCTTAACGGTCGGGAATTTAACAAATCTGAGAAGAGACTTAAGATCTAAAAATGGAGATCTTAAAATCGTTAAAAATACTTTATTTCTTATGGCATCGCGGGGTTTGATGCCCAATGTAGAGGAAAATATTTTTACAGGGCCTACAGCTATAATATTTTCTTATGGAGACCCTGTAAATATTGCAAAGCAGATAATATCTTTTAATAAGAGTAACCCTTATCTTGTTATTAAAGGTGGTTTTTTCGATAATGGATTTATACTTCCGGATAAAGTAGAGTTGCTTTCCACATTACCAGACAAAAGTATGCTTATAATGATGCTAATAAGTATGTTAAATGCGCCGATTGCGCGGTTTGTGAATACAGTTTCCTCACCGGTAACAACATTATTGGCTGCATTGAATGGCATAATACAAAATAAACAAATGAATAAATAG